The proteins below come from a single Notamacropus eugenii isolate mMacEug1 chromosome 7, mMacEug1.pri_v2, whole genome shotgun sequence genomic window:
- the CFAP97 gene encoding cilia- and flagella-associated protein 97 isoform X6 produces the protein MDQYGDMSDGEVDHSFFDSDFDGEEKKCGSSISLVDKQFDKHGKREADAENLDFKLDGLTKEDHLIEKRNERKEKTPSEDHSLENHTGKSSSSSSSGSKNTCSTSNAGKINLTVPARVPKIVRQGEDDYYTDGEESSDDGRKRHIRPKSAKPSNNLKKCTNKKYNKIRSSSSSSSSSSSSSSSSTSSSSSSSTSTDTDCCSATESDICLSDSPQSYSKKSAPSGLALLSPKQKGKSEKSTEAPPINSKPKLGQFAEESEDTVTDVTPLSTPDISPIQSFELAASNHQKTKVKRQENVSQEAFGNFEDSKYNSKYLKSARVGQEKNEPSLTSKSLSLESNLDNRYKQKVLHDTLDLNQLLKAFLQLDKKEQQKYSIDRPSPAAKKNYSFSKEEVRQIDRENQRLLKELSKQAEKPRVKSTIPRKPVVPPPKLYHSALNRQKEQQRIERENLALLKRLEAVKPTVGMKRTEQLMDYHRHMGYLNASPVSRRVRSTLSQISPLRGASRSSSATSALSRKSERSLSDASSGPLLRPKPPNVRTAWL, from the exons ATGGACCAGTATGGAGATATGTCAGACGGTGAAGTAGACCATTCTTTCTTTGATAGTGATTttgatggagaagaaaagaaatgtggaAGCAGTATTTCATTAGTTGACAAGCAGTTTGACAAACATGGAAAAAGAGAAGCAGATGCagaaaatttagattttaaactGGATGGACTTACAAAGGAAGATCATcttattgagaagagaaatgaaaggaaagagaaaacaccaTCAGAAGATCACTCCTTAGAAAACCATACTGGAAAATCTTCATCCTCATCAAGTTCGGGATCAAAGAACACATGTAGTACTTCAAATgctggaaaaataaatttaaccgTTCCAGCTAGAGTCCCTAAAATAGTAAGACAAGGAGAAGATGATTACTACacagatggagaagagagcagtGATGATGGCAGAAAGCGTCATATCAGACCCAAGTCAGCCAAACCATCTAATAATTTGAAAAAGtgcacaaacaaaaaatataacaaaatcagatcttcctcctcttcttcctcctcttcttcctcttcctcctcttcctccacctcttCATCTTCCTCGTCTTCTACAAGTACTGATACTGATTGTTGTTCAGCTACAGAATCTGATATCTGTCTCTCTGATTCACCTCAGTCATATTCAAAGAAAAGTGCACCCTCTGGTTTAGCTCTGTTGTCACCAAAACAAAAAGGCAAATCAGAAAAGTCAACAGAAGCACCACCCATAAATTCGAAACCAAAACTTGGCCAGTTCGCAGAGGAATCTGAAGATACTGTGACTGATGTAACTCCTTTATCAACTCCAGACATCAGCCCTATTCAGTCTTTTGAACTGGCTGCATCAAATCATcagaaaacaaaagtaaaaaggcaagaaaatgtgAGCCAAGAAGCATTTGGAAATTTTGAAGACTCAAAGTATAATTCAAAATATCTGAAATCAGCCAGAGTAgggcaagaaaaaaatgaacccaGTCTCACCTCTAAATCACTTTCATTAGAATCCAACTTGGACAACAGATATAAACAAAAAGTCTTACATGATACACTGGACCTGAATCAGCTTTTGAAAg CTTTCCTGCAGTTAGACaaaaaagaacagcaaaaataTTCTATTGATCGACCTTCTCCGGCAGCTAAGAAAAACTACTCTTTTTCAAAGGAGGAGGTAAGACAGATTGATCGGGAAAATCAAAGGTTGCTAAAAGAACTATCCAAACAGGCTGAAAAACCAAGAGTTAAGAGTACCATTCCTAGGAAACCCGTTGTTCCACCGCCAAAGTTGTACCATAGTGCTCTCAACAGACAGAAGGAACAGCAAAGGATTGAGAGAGAGAACTTG GCTTTATTGAAAAGACTTGAAGCCGTGAAGCCAACAGTTGGTATGAAACGCACAGAACAGCTCATGGACTATCATCGCCACATGGGCTACCTAAATGCATCCCCAGTCTCCAGACGAGTGAGGTCTACTCTTAGTCAGATTAGTCCACTAA GAGGAGCCTCCAGATCATCTAGTGCTACAAGTGCACTCAGCCGAAAGAGTGAGAGATCACTTTCTGATGCATCCAGTGGCCCTCTGCTGAGACCTAAACCCCCTAATGTTCGTACTGCTtggttataa
- the CFAP97 gene encoding cilia- and flagella-associated protein 97 isoform X1, protein MRPGSGSANLGKCDGPRGRGGGGGGRLRASSETPLMRREEAAVTAAAASSASSAAAAAAAPARPNIFAIMDQYGDMSDGEVDHSFFDSDFDGEEKKCGSSISLVDKQFDKHGKREADAENLDFKLDGLTKEDHLIEKRNERKEKTPSEDHSLENHTGKSSSSSSSGSKNTCSTSNAGKINLTVPARVPKIVRQGEDDYYTDGEESSDDGRKRHIRPKSAKPSNNLKKCTNKKYNKIRSSSSSSSSSSSSSSSSTSSSSSSSTSTDTDCCSATESDICLSDSPQSYSKKSAPSGLALLSPKQKGKSEKSTEAPPINSKPKLGQFAEESEDTVTDVTPLSTPDISPIQSFELAASNHQKTKVKRQENVSQEAFGNFEDSKYNSKYLKSARVGQEKNEPSLTSKSLSLESNLDNRYKQKVLHDTLDLNQLLKAFLQLDKKEQQKYSIDRPSPAAKKNYSFSKEEVRQIDRENQRLLKELSKQAEKPRVKSTIPRKPVVPPPKLYHSALNRQKEQQRIERENLALLKRLEAVKPTVGMKRTEQLMDYHRHMGYLNASPVSRRVRSTLSQISPLRGASRSSSATSALSRKSERSLSDASSGPLLRPKPPNVFEMLLNRVRRMHTHSLNNKWSS, encoded by the exons GAATATTTTTGCTATTATGGACCAGTATGGAGATATGTCAGACGGTGAAGTAGACCATTCTTTCTTTGATAGTGATTttgatggagaagaaaagaaatgtggaAGCAGTATTTCATTAGTTGACAAGCAGTTTGACAAACATGGAAAAAGAGAAGCAGATGCagaaaatttagattttaaactGGATGGACTTACAAAGGAAGATCATcttattgagaagagaaatgaaaggaaagagaaaacaccaTCAGAAGATCACTCCTTAGAAAACCATACTGGAAAATCTTCATCCTCATCAAGTTCGGGATCAAAGAACACATGTAGTACTTCAAATgctggaaaaataaatttaaccgTTCCAGCTAGAGTCCCTAAAATAGTAAGACAAGGAGAAGATGATTACTACacagatggagaagagagcagtGATGATGGCAGAAAGCGTCATATCAGACCCAAGTCAGCCAAACCATCTAATAATTTGAAAAAGtgcacaaacaaaaaatataacaaaatcagatcttcctcctcttcttcctcctcttcttcctcttcctcctcttcctccacctcttCATCTTCCTCGTCTTCTACAAGTACTGATACTGATTGTTGTTCAGCTACAGAATCTGATATCTGTCTCTCTGATTCACCTCAGTCATATTCAAAGAAAAGTGCACCCTCTGGTTTAGCTCTGTTGTCACCAAAACAAAAAGGCAAATCAGAAAAGTCAACAGAAGCACCACCCATAAATTCGAAACCAAAACTTGGCCAGTTCGCAGAGGAATCTGAAGATACTGTGACTGATGTAACTCCTTTATCAACTCCAGACATCAGCCCTATTCAGTCTTTTGAACTGGCTGCATCAAATCATcagaaaacaaaagtaaaaaggcaagaaaatgtgAGCCAAGAAGCATTTGGAAATTTTGAAGACTCAAAGTATAATTCAAAATATCTGAAATCAGCCAGAGTAgggcaagaaaaaaatgaacccaGTCTCACCTCTAAATCACTTTCATTAGAATCCAACTTGGACAACAGATATAAACAAAAAGTCTTACATGATACACTGGACCTGAATCAGCTTTTGAAAg CTTTCCTGCAGTTAGACaaaaaagaacagcaaaaataTTCTATTGATCGACCTTCTCCGGCAGCTAAGAAAAACTACTCTTTTTCAAAGGAGGAGGTAAGACAGATTGATCGGGAAAATCAAAGGTTGCTAAAAGAACTATCCAAACAGGCTGAAAAACCAAGAGTTAAGAGTACCATTCCTAGGAAACCCGTTGTTCCACCGCCAAAGTTGTACCATAGTGCTCTCAACAGACAGAAGGAACAGCAAAGGATTGAGAGAGAGAACTTG GCTTTATTGAAAAGACTTGAAGCCGTGAAGCCAACAGTTGGTATGAAACGCACAGAACAGCTCATGGACTATCATCGCCACATGGGCTACCTAAATGCATCCCCAGTCTCCAGACGAGTGAGGTCTACTCTTAGTCAGATTAGTCCACTAA GAGGAGCCTCCAGATCATCTAGTGCTACAAGTGCACTCAGCCGAAAGAGTGAGAGATCACTTTCTGATGCATCCAGTGGCCCTCTGCTGAGACCTAAACCCCCTAAT GTCTTTGAAATGCTACTGAACCGTGTCCGAAGAATGCATACACATAGCTTGAATAATAAATGGTCATCTTAG
- the CFAP97 gene encoding cilia- and flagella-associated protein 97 isoform X7 yields the protein MDQYGDMSDGEVDHSFFDSDFDGEEKKCGSSISLVDKQFDKHGKREADAENLDFKLDGLTKEDHLIEKRNERKEKTPSEDHSLENHTGKSSSSSSSGSKNTCSTSNAGKINLTVPARVPKIVRQGEDDYYTDGEESSDDGRKRHIRPKSAKPSNNLKKCTNKKYNKIRSSSSSSSSSSSSSSSSTSSSSSSSTSTDTDCCSATESDICLSDSPQSYSKKSAPSGLALLSPKQKGKSEKSTEAPPINSKPKLGQFAEESEDTVTDVTPLSTPDISPIQSFELAASNHQKTKVKRQENVSQEAFGNFEDSKYNSKYLKSARVGQEKNEPSLTSKSLSLESNLDNRYKQKVLHDTLDLNQLLKAFLQLDKKEQQKYSIDRPSPAAKKNYSFSKEEVRQIDRENQRLLKELSKQAEKPRVKSTIPRKPVVPPPKLYHSALNRQKEQQRIERENLEEPPDHLVLQVHSAERVRDHFLMHPVALC from the exons ATGGACCAGTATGGAGATATGTCAGACGGTGAAGTAGACCATTCTTTCTTTGATAGTGATTttgatggagaagaaaagaaatgtggaAGCAGTATTTCATTAGTTGACAAGCAGTTTGACAAACATGGAAAAAGAGAAGCAGATGCagaaaatttagattttaaactGGATGGACTTACAAAGGAAGATCATcttattgagaagagaaatgaaaggaaagagaaaacaccaTCAGAAGATCACTCCTTAGAAAACCATACTGGAAAATCTTCATCCTCATCAAGTTCGGGATCAAAGAACACATGTAGTACTTCAAATgctggaaaaataaatttaaccgTTCCAGCTAGAGTCCCTAAAATAGTAAGACAAGGAGAAGATGATTACTACacagatggagaagagagcagtGATGATGGCAGAAAGCGTCATATCAGACCCAAGTCAGCCAAACCATCTAATAATTTGAAAAAGtgcacaaacaaaaaatataacaaaatcagatcttcctcctcttcttcctcctcttcttcctcttcctcctcttcctccacctcttCATCTTCCTCGTCTTCTACAAGTACTGATACTGATTGTTGTTCAGCTACAGAATCTGATATCTGTCTCTCTGATTCACCTCAGTCATATTCAAAGAAAAGTGCACCCTCTGGTTTAGCTCTGTTGTCACCAAAACAAAAAGGCAAATCAGAAAAGTCAACAGAAGCACCACCCATAAATTCGAAACCAAAACTTGGCCAGTTCGCAGAGGAATCTGAAGATACTGTGACTGATGTAACTCCTTTATCAACTCCAGACATCAGCCCTATTCAGTCTTTTGAACTGGCTGCATCAAATCATcagaaaacaaaagtaaaaaggcaagaaaatgtgAGCCAAGAAGCATTTGGAAATTTTGAAGACTCAAAGTATAATTCAAAATATCTGAAATCAGCCAGAGTAgggcaagaaaaaaatgaacccaGTCTCACCTCTAAATCACTTTCATTAGAATCCAACTTGGACAACAGATATAAACAAAAAGTCTTACATGATACACTGGACCTGAATCAGCTTTTGAAAg CTTTCCTGCAGTTAGACaaaaaagaacagcaaaaataTTCTATTGATCGACCTTCTCCGGCAGCTAAGAAAAACTACTCTTTTTCAAAGGAGGAGGTAAGACAGATTGATCGGGAAAATCAAAGGTTGCTAAAAGAACTATCCAAACAGGCTGAAAAACCAAGAGTTAAGAGTACCATTCCTAGGAAACCCGTTGTTCCACCGCCAAAGTTGTACCATAGTGCTCTCAACAGACAGAAGGAACAGCAAAGGATTGAGAGAGAGAACTTG GAGGAGCCTCCAGATCATCTAGTGCTACAAGTGCACTCAGCCGAAAGAGTGAGAGATCACTTTCTGATGCATCCAGTGGCCCTCTGCTGA
- the CFAP97 gene encoding cilia- and flagella-associated protein 97 isoform X3: protein MDQYGDMSDGEVDHSFFDSDFDGEEKKCGSSISLVDKQFDKHGKREADAENLDFKLDGLTKEDHLIEKRNERKEKTPSEDHSLENHTGKSSSSSSSGSKNTCSTSNAGKINLTVPARVPKIVRQGEDDYYTDGEESSDDGRKRHIRPKSAKPSNNLKKCTNKKYNKIRSSSSSSSSSSSSSSSSTSSSSSSSTSTDTDCCSATESDICLSDSPQSYSKKSAPSGLALLSPKQKGKSEKSTEAPPINSKPKLGQFAEESEDTVTDVTPLSTPDISPIQSFELAASNHQKTKVKRQENVSQEAFGNFEDSKYNSKYLKSARVGQEKNEPSLTSKSLSLESNLDNRYKQKVLHDTLDLNQLLKAFLQLDKKEQQKYSIDRPSPAAKKNYSFSKEEVRQIDRENQRLLKELSKQAEKPRVKSTIPRKPVVPPPKLYHSALNRQKEQQRIERENLALLKRLEAVKPTVGMKRTEQLMDYHRHMGYLNASPVSRRVRSTLSQISPLRGASRSSSATSALSRKSERSLSDASSGPLLRPKPPNVFEMLLNRVRRMHTHSLNNKWSS from the exons ATGGACCAGTATGGAGATATGTCAGACGGTGAAGTAGACCATTCTTTCTTTGATAGTGATTttgatggagaagaaaagaaatgtggaAGCAGTATTTCATTAGTTGACAAGCAGTTTGACAAACATGGAAAAAGAGAAGCAGATGCagaaaatttagattttaaactGGATGGACTTACAAAGGAAGATCATcttattgagaagagaaatgaaaggaaagagaaaacaccaTCAGAAGATCACTCCTTAGAAAACCATACTGGAAAATCTTCATCCTCATCAAGTTCGGGATCAAAGAACACATGTAGTACTTCAAATgctggaaaaataaatttaaccgTTCCAGCTAGAGTCCCTAAAATAGTAAGACAAGGAGAAGATGATTACTACacagatggagaagagagcagtGATGATGGCAGAAAGCGTCATATCAGACCCAAGTCAGCCAAACCATCTAATAATTTGAAAAAGtgcacaaacaaaaaatataacaaaatcagatcttcctcctcttcttcctcctcttcttcctcttcctcctcttcctccacctcttCATCTTCCTCGTCTTCTACAAGTACTGATACTGATTGTTGTTCAGCTACAGAATCTGATATCTGTCTCTCTGATTCACCTCAGTCATATTCAAAGAAAAGTGCACCCTCTGGTTTAGCTCTGTTGTCACCAAAACAAAAAGGCAAATCAGAAAAGTCAACAGAAGCACCACCCATAAATTCGAAACCAAAACTTGGCCAGTTCGCAGAGGAATCTGAAGATACTGTGACTGATGTAACTCCTTTATCAACTCCAGACATCAGCCCTATTCAGTCTTTTGAACTGGCTGCATCAAATCATcagaaaacaaaagtaaaaaggcaagaaaatgtgAGCCAAGAAGCATTTGGAAATTTTGAAGACTCAAAGTATAATTCAAAATATCTGAAATCAGCCAGAGTAgggcaagaaaaaaatgaacccaGTCTCACCTCTAAATCACTTTCATTAGAATCCAACTTGGACAACAGATATAAACAAAAAGTCTTACATGATACACTGGACCTGAATCAGCTTTTGAAAg CTTTCCTGCAGTTAGACaaaaaagaacagcaaaaataTTCTATTGATCGACCTTCTCCGGCAGCTAAGAAAAACTACTCTTTTTCAAAGGAGGAGGTAAGACAGATTGATCGGGAAAATCAAAGGTTGCTAAAAGAACTATCCAAACAGGCTGAAAAACCAAGAGTTAAGAGTACCATTCCTAGGAAACCCGTTGTTCCACCGCCAAAGTTGTACCATAGTGCTCTCAACAGACAGAAGGAACAGCAAAGGATTGAGAGAGAGAACTTG GCTTTATTGAAAAGACTTGAAGCCGTGAAGCCAACAGTTGGTATGAAACGCACAGAACAGCTCATGGACTATCATCGCCACATGGGCTACCTAAATGCATCCCCAGTCTCCAGACGAGTGAGGTCTACTCTTAGTCAGATTAGTCCACTAA GAGGAGCCTCCAGATCATCTAGTGCTACAAGTGCACTCAGCCGAAAGAGTGAGAGATCACTTTCTGATGCATCCAGTGGCCCTCTGCTGAGACCTAAACCCCCTAAT GTCTTTGAAATGCTACTGAACCGTGTCCGAAGAATGCATACACATAGCTTGAATAATAAATGGTCATCTTAG